DNA from Mustela erminea isolate mMusErm1 chromosome 18, mMusErm1.Pri, whole genome shotgun sequence:
AGAATTTGTACTTGGGGGGGTTTGGAAAGACTCAGGGTTTCTACACTATGGGAAATAAGGCAAAGCAATTAATAGACattgtttaaaagaaacaataacaacaCTGCAGTCAGGCAGGTGAGATACCGGGTTAGCTGTTAGTTGGGCTTGTTTCTGGGAAGTTGGAGACTGGAGCTCTAGTAGGGGGACAGGACGGAAGAGGAGGGCTCTGTATGGGCAGAGGCAGGTGCCACCACCGGCCAAAGCCACACTCAGGGTACTTTGTATGGGCAGTATCCTTTTTTGCAGGATTAACAGGCACAAGGACACATGGCTGGATCCTCCCAATTTGGAATTGATGTGGACATGGTCTCCAGGAGTTCTACTCTAAGGTCACCTGCACATGGGACCCAAGCCCCAGCCTGTCCCTGAAGAAGTCAATGAAGGGCCCAGGCAGCCTACTTGTCTCACAACTGCTGCATGGTCCAGTGTAGCAACACGGCAGTATGGAGTGCCTGCTGCTGGGACCCGAGTGTGTCCATGCAAAGGTCTTTAGTTCCAAgccggagtggcaggcagatgccCCCACAGCCTTGCATGCTGGCCACACCTTGCTCAGGCAGATGACCCCCGCTATGCTGCCTCCCATCTCAGACACGCTGGCCACGGGCTGTCAGTTATGCGTCCTCCCCCTAGTGTGTGTGCCTAGTGTCTGCCCTGTCCACCCTACGGGCTGACGCGTCACGATTCCTCTTCAGCCTGCTTCTGTGCAACCCACCCTGCTCCAGCCTGCAGAGACCTTTGGGCTCTCGGTCAGAGGTGCTCGGTGAGGGACAGGGCTTAATTGGAATGAAATCATCGCTCCAAGGCTAGCGGCCTGGAACGAGGTCATCCTCTTGTTCTGTATCAGACTCAGGGCCACTGGACCACATGAGGCAGGAGAGACCCACCCAGGACTCTGTGGCGGAAAAACTCTACTTCATGAGAAATGTGTTTATGATATTAAAACTCCCCCAGCTTAAAAATAACgctgtactgtatgttggctattgaattaaaaacaaacaaacaaacaaacaaacaaaaaccacacaaaaaacaggggtgcctgggtggctcagtgggttaagcctctgccttcggctcaggtcatgatctcagggtcctgggatcaagccccacattgggatatctgctcagtggggagcctgtttccctctctctctctctctgcctgcctacttgtgatctctctccctctgtcaaagaaataaataaaatccttaagaacaaaacaaaacaaagaaaaccctcccctggctttgttttctttttactctgcTCCCATTGTTTGTGTGTATCTTAAAGATGTCTCAAATTCTTCTAGGGGATGTAGTGGACGCAAATAACTCCATTATAAAAACCCATCAGCCTAGGACTGCCAAATTGATAGTCTGGAGGGGGCTTCTTCAACCCATCAGATACTTTCGAGTCTGTTCTCTCAGAAATGCCCCCCACATCAAAGCAAAAACCACAGAAACTTGTGCTCTATCCTGGAAAACTGAATACTGCCAAGAGCTCCAGAGACAGTAAAAGGAGGGAAAGagccctcccctcactcccacaAATGTCCCAGACCCTTAAGGCTCAGGGGCACGGATCTCAGCAGAAAACCAGAGAAGGTATTTCCAGGGCCGGAAGTCTGTGGCTTCAGGAGATCGCACAAACGCAGGAGGGGAAAATTTGGCACCCAGTCAGAAAGGAGAGAATGGCCTTGTACTGTCTTGACTCACAAGGGCTCAGCAGGTGACACAGATAAGCGCTGGGGAGGACAGGGGGCTTGGCGCAGCTGGTGACTTCTCACCATTCCTTGGGTTATGAGCCAGCTGTCTATGGGCTCCAGGTCAGAGTGCCCACCTTTACCCCTCTTCTGGGCCGAGGACAGAAAAGTCCCAGAAAGAAAAGTCACAGCAAGACCCAGGATAAAGAAAGCAACAGTATGTATCATGGAGACAGAAAAGCCACTGTTCAGAGTTGATCTATCGTCAGTGTGCAAGGAGATGGGAcccactgctccccacccccaccgtcaGCATGTTCCCCCTTACCTGcctgaaaaagagaagagaagtttAGTAACCGAGAATCCCAACAGGGTACCAAGTACTCATGCCAACTATCCCTGCACACCTGAAAGATCTCCGTGAGGTCACGGTAGGCTGATCATGCTGCTTCTGCTCATTAGGGCTCTGCGGTTGGCACAGGGtcaatttttcaaagaaccagctttcacgaagtcatttctactttttttctaacttatttctgcttttttcctcctcctcagtTACCTGTGCGTTCTTTTTCCAAACTCTTAACTCGAACGCTGAATTTGGGTGTATTGGCCTTTCTGAACAGGTACAAACATGTAAAAAGTCACGATTTGGGTCTGGCTGTTTGGTGGTGTGGTGCTACAATtctctccccttgcctgtgttctccttctctcctgtggCCCGGTTTTCACTTCCAGGTCAGCACAGTTTAGGACACAGGACAGGAGAAGCTGCAATCTTGGCCGGAGGCCGCACGAGGGtcagtgtgtgtgcacacagagacatacccagacacacacacacagggcgcacaaaccctgcttccccccatgcAGCAGTACACATGAAAGCGATCTGCCTACCATCATGCTGGAGTCATCAAAATCTCTAAAAACGGGGAGATGGGCCAAGCCACACACCCTGAAGGGTGAAGGGCAGGAAGCTGGCCACCTCTTGTACATACGGATCCAGGCCTGGACACTGATAAGGACAGAGGTGCAGCATGACACACCCTGGGCGTGGATGGGGGCCAGCCTGGGCGACACAGCGGGGAGCAGACCAGGTGGGCCcagggggagggatggggctgCCGCCAGGTTGGGGTGggccaggaaggaggggaggtgCTGGTGGGCCCTCAGCCCGGCCTCCTGATGCCCTCTGAGTTTGGGAGGAGACATTCCAAGTAATGGGAGAAACAGAGACATGACCACTGCATAGATTTTAGAAGTCCCAGtcctggggtaggggtgggggtgtgtggaaAGCCAGACCCAAGGCAGTTGGGCTGGCTCTTCTGTGCCCCCTAGTGGCCAGTGCAGAGGGCCACACAGGCCGGCTACCAAGTTGCCTGAGCCAGGACAGAGGCGCCAAGTCCCTTCCCCAAGGTGAGCCTTCTCATGGAAACCGGTGCCGGCCTGGGCCCATTTGGACACGGACAGCAGAAGGCCAGGAACTCTTGTTCTGGAAGCCAACCTCTCTTTCCAGTGGGCAGATGAGCACTGCTCCTCTCTAACCCAGCTGGGGGACCCTGAAAGGAGGTTCCACTGTTCCAGGACCCTTATccgccctcccctctccttccctgcaaACAGACACTCATTCACACACTGCCACACACATTCCTTGGGTGAAAAAGGGGACAATCCCATGAGAAGCATTAAGACACAGATCCTTTCTCTTGCAATGACCTGAAACCTCAGAATCCACAGCTGCCATCTGGGGCTCTAACAAGCACCACCCTCCACTTCAAAgcacctctgcctttagctctgccCCTTCCAGAACACCCTCCTGGCCTCCACCCCACGgctgctcccacccacccccagcccagatcTCCAGCCAAATGCTGGCCCTCCACTGCCTGCTAGTACTGCTGTACTGCGTCGCGAGGCTGACGACGGACGAGCAGCCCGGATGTGGCTCAGATGAGCTTCTCCCTTCCTTGTACGGACCCGTGTTTCATCAGAGTGctgcccagccccagggcagtGCACCAGCTGACAGACCTCATCTGGCTACGGAAACCTGTGCCCTGAGAGCTAGGGGCCACCAAGGTCGGAAGAGAAGGTGGCTCTGGGGCCAGGCCTCCTAGGAGGGAGGCCCGAGCACACTGCCATCTCTCGGGGCCTGTCCACTCTTGGGTCCACGGGCAGGCTGACTGTACCTCCTCAGTGAGGCAGTCGAGTGCTCTCACGCCGCCAGTCTCCCCCAGTGGGCCCTGCCCCCCCACGCAGCCCGGCATCTGCTTTCCTACCGGGCCCGACTTCCCCTCCAGAGGACTCCAGGTAGAAAAACAGACTGGAAAACCTACCACTTCAGAGCTCTGTTTCCGACTGTCCAGTGCAGAAGCCAGTCCTCCGACAGCTTGGGGATCCTCGTAGGTAACCCTGGAGACAAGCAGCACAGTGAGTTCCCTGCAGTGGTCCCAGGGGACAGGGTGGTAACCCAGAATCACTTTCCAGCCCGGGCACCTCCCTCACGGGTGCCTGGAAAACCATTCCCCACAGCCCTGGCGTTGAAGGGCTCGTGCAACCGTCTGACTGCAGCTAAAGCCAGGAGGCCAGGGTTCCAGCACTGCCTCAGCCCCTCCTTTCCTCTGGGGTCTGGGCCACTGTCAACATTCCTCTCAAGGAACAATACTAGGGCATCTCCAAAGCCCAATGACAGAAGACGTCAAAGGTGCCCTGAAACTGCAGGCAacattaattcttattttaaaagcagcCGCCGCAGTGGCCTTTGACAAGGCAGGTGGTGACAGCTGGTGAAGCATGAACGGGGCCTGGTTGGGTTTCTGGTTAACCTGTTGATGCGTGAGCATGGAAACGCAGAAAGCCAAGTGCCTCAAGGTGCCGGgccccagggagaggcaggaaagcGTTCTTGGCCTGCCTCAAGATTGAACGAGAAGCTCAAAGCCATATTCCTGTGCCTCCCTGAGATGCAGGGAGTGGTCTATTTTGGGACCAACGTCCCGGATTTCATATGGCTTCTCCTGGCAGGCGCTGCCATCAGGGAACCCTCTGCCCACACCCTCGTGCAGGCAAACTACGCTGGTAAAAGCTACTCCATGCTGTGCCTGGCggccccccagctcccagctcctcctcAGCAGCACAGGGAGCGGGAGAACGCACAGCACTCTCTGGTGACTGACAGGAGAAATCCAACCGCAATCAACCCTAAGGCGggagctgtggggtggggggtgggggtgttcatTCAAAATCTGTGTCTACTGCCAAGTCCTCACAGACATATTTCAGCGTTCTTGGCAGCCCTGGACTTGGTAACTAAAAGGCGTCTTTGTGTTGGCCTGTGACCAGGCCTGGATCCATCCTCCCCCGATGGCTTCCGAGAGCCACCGAAACGGTCGCCACGTACGTCTTGCGTTGTTCAGCCAAGGAGTTCCCTCTCGTCTGGGCAAACATGTCAAAGCCATCACGGGGATTACACTGCTGGAGTGAACTGAGGGTGCCGCTGACGCTCTCTGTCCCCAAGTCTGTAGCGACAAAACAAAGGAGGGGATGATGAGAATAAAATGTGGCCTGTGGACTAAGGGTCCCAGGGTCCGGAAGGGTGGGTAGGTTAGGGTTTTACACGGGGAGGTTGGGCAGCGGGGACACAGGCCTCTTCTCAGCACCCCTAGCCCACCACATGCAGGAGGAGCCATGTTGGGGCCCAGATACCACGAGCCCCAGAGCTGCTCAAGGCAGGAAAGCGTCATTATGAATGAGGGAGATTGCTGACAGCGAGGAGGAGCCTGGAGCCAGTGTCCCTGCAGACGTCCCGTGGCGCTCTCATCAGTACGCTCCTCACTGACTCAGTCACACATCTAAGCGCCTGGCTCATGTATTTCCTTGACAAAGATTTCGCAGGCACCCACCACGTTCAGAGCCAGATCGTGAGCAGACCCAACTGAGACTAACGCGGTCCTCAGCCTTCGGGCACACCCACTGGTGGGGGACAGATACCCGCAGGACCTAGCTTGAGATAATTAGAAGAGCCTCAAAACTGACTCACAAGTGGGGCTTAAAGGACAAGGGGGACTCTGTTgcgaggagaagggggagagacaggTACCAAGTCACAGAGCCGGGAAGTCCAGGGTGTGTGGAGTGAACCACGCTTCTGGAGACAATGATGAATGAAAAGGCTAGAAAGGCAGGTGGGCAGTGGCTGGGCTGTGAAAAGCCTCAAAAGCCAGGTAAAGGAGCCAATGAGGAGGACACCAGACCCTTTttcttaaaaggtttttaaaatttatttgagagagagagagagagaaaacatgagcagaggggaggagcaaagggagaagcaggatccccactgagcaaggagtccaatgtgagactcgatcccaggaccccgagattatgacctaagctgaaggcagatgctcagccaacggagccaccgaggcgcccctagaccgttttttgtttgtttgtttgtttttttaagatttatttattgagagacagagagcaaacaTGTGcaagaggtgggggggaaggtcagagggagaaggagagagagaatcttaagcaggctccatgcccagcgtggagcctgacatgggccttgatctcatgaccctgagtttatgaccctgagaccatgacctgagccaaaatcaagagtcggacgcttacccgactgtgccacccaggcgccccaatactagACCTTTATTTAAGATGGAAGGCAGAATTCAATTTTGACTTTCAGATATTAAATCTGGTGGCCATATGCTGGGTGGATTGAAGGCAGAGAAATCTGTTCCAAAAGAGAAACAGTGGCCATACTGGATTCCTGGATTCATGAGATGCTGAGAAACCAGAATTACAGCAATGGACAGGCCACTAAATCAAAGCCCGATTCAACTGAAATGGAATgaaggtataaagaaaaatatgtttttgaagattttatttatttatttgacagaaagagagatcacaaataggcagagcagcacgcagagagagagggggaagcgggctccccacggagcagagtgCCCaaatcggggctcgatcccaggactctgagatcatgacctgagctgaaggcagaggcttaatccactgagcctcccaggcgcccctaaaaataaatattaagaaaaaaaaaggcaaacagaaaaGCAAGGTGGAAAGAATTTTGTGAGGACTGTGTGTTATCACTTCAATACCGTAATTTTATCTATTACAAATTGGCGTATCATCTAGTCTATTTGTAGCATCTAGAATCATATCCACACTCGCGAATGGAAAAGCGGGAAAGTGGtgagtttcttttgttttaggctTCAGACAGCACCCTGGGCTGCTGGTTAGTTCAAGAAGAGCAAATACACCTGCACCATCACCTCCCATTTCCAAGCCCATGGCAGGCATCACCAATCAACCACAGACTCATCTCCCAAGCAGCATCCTTCTTAGACCTTGTCCCAAGCAGCCAATGAGCTGAAACCTATTTGCCATCCTTGTCCTAGTTAATTTGAGAAAACAATCACTTCAACCACAGAGAACATTCCAGATAAACACAGCAGCTACTGTTTCTTAAAGGCAAATAGCTTCCAGTTGCTTGGAactccccccactgcccccttATTTCCAACACAGGTTTAAACTTTGAAGTTAAGGGACAGAAGTCATCAACTAAAAGTGCCACAGGGTGTCAGGGATACACTTTTCCATGGATCCCTCTAAAGGCTCTCTTTGGGCCTTCCCACCAAGAGAGACAAAGGGGCCCTCAGCCCTGACTCACAACTGGGAAGTGGACTGAAAAGAAGGCCCTTGAAAGCCCTGTGAGACACTTACCTAATCCTGCAagctgagaggagagagaagatgggggTGCCGTGTTCCCCACCATTGGGCTCACCACGGCTGGAGACCCTGGGCCCAGGTCGATTAAGTTGTCTTCCGTCACCTCGTTCAGTACCTGCCAGCACATAAGACAGTGGTGAGCCCCTGAGCCCCGAGCTGGGGTCCTAGGTACGAGCCGGCAGGCCCGCTGCAGGGCGCCCGAGGAGAAACAGCAACGCTGCACTAGTCCAGGAACAAGGCAGTTTTCCTCACCAGGACTTCAGGGCTCCATGGTGGCCCCTGCCCATTGGCTCCTCCCTGCTGTCCCCAAAGGAGGCAAGTGAAGCAGTCACCAGGACAGCTGCTGTCCGGGGAGATGTAACTTGGGGCTTGCTTGCCACACTCCCGCCAGAAACGTGTCTGCTAGTTCTTTTGCAGTATCCCATCAGCCAGAGCTTGCTCCCTCAttatcctaacttttttttttttttttaaagaaaactctacccccaacatggggcttgaactcacgaccctgagaaaCCCATGCTCTAgagactgggccagccaggtgcccctcatgacCCACATATTTAGCCCCCACTTAGAAATGCCAAAGGTGAGACCAAAGGGAGGCAGGTCTCCCAGCATCTGGAGAGGAGAAAATTCTGAAGGAATACTTACTCCATTACTGGCATTTTGCACCGATCGGCCTGACCTGTATCGCTCGAACCTAacaggggaagggaaagcagaGTGAGGAGGGACGATGTAGCACAGTGATGCTCGCTGGTCCTGTGAAGAGCTCCTAGGGACCGAGGCTCCAGGAAAGGAAACCAATCTGGGCCATTTGGGGGAccagggagagcagactcccccgcCCCAACTTTGCCATGCCTTCCTCCAGAGGATCAGCCTCCAGGATCACCCACAAGCACAtggaggtgagggaggaaggtGTTGGTTGGCACATGCCATCATAAGGCGGTCATTATAAGCATCCCCAGCTGTCCCCTCACTCTCTGGGCCCAGAGTGCTCCTCTTTCCTAGAAAGGGAGGCTGGCCCAACCATTTACCTGGGAGTAGTTCAGATATGGATCTGATAAGCCAGGCAAGAAATGCCATGCCCTCCCTTTTCACAGAGCTGTACTTGGTGTGATTAGCCTACGTCACTAAAATGCCCCCAGCTCAGCTTGCTGGAGGAAAGGGGCTGGGGCGCACACAGGGCAGACGCTTAGAGGAGGGAGATAGGCACAGGCCCTTGGCCTGGCCCCAAGACTCCCCAGCAGTGGTGGATGGCACCTGGCTAGGCGCAACCACGGAGAGCCTTTCCTCTCTCGTACCCACCAGGTGGGGAATCCAAGGGCAACTAGGAGGCATGCACATGGACTGCCCTTGCATTTAAAAGTTCCAAAATGCCACGGGCAAAGAGGTGGCTAAGAGACCTCCTGCAGCTAGAGACTGGAGAAACCAGCCTTGACTGAGACCTGTTGGGCTCAGAACCTGGTGAGTAGGGATCCGTACAAGGGATAATCTGGTTAGGCCGTGTGTGTCCACTGTGGTTTCAAGAGAGACTTGGGTGTTTTTATGAATCATGGCCTATCAGAAGAAGCAGAATGCTAATAGACCTGAAAGGTTTCTAATCCTGGAGTACCTTTCTCACACCATCTTGGAGGGACTAGCAGTCTTATCAACAGCACTCTAGCCAGAATGGCACCTCAGGGCTTGCCTCTGAACTTGTGGTCAGGCCGGCCGTGGCAGACTCGGGAGAAAATGCTCACATGAGCCCGTCTTCCTATCCTAGGAGGGGCAGAAATGGCTTTAACAGGTGAAAGGCCAGGCTTACTTAAGGTAGAGAAACTGGAGCCACAAGGCAAAACCAAGGGGTCTCAAGCTGGGAGTCAAGGCACCCCAGATCTGTTTCTGATCTCCAAAGGACACacgaggcccctgggtggccccaCATTCTTACTAAAgagttttctttgaaatttgtccCACAGACCCAGGACCACCCATGCCTGCTCCCCAGCTGAAGTGGGGACAAGGCCCGGCCGGAGTCATGACGCCCATAGCAAAACGTCTAAGCCACCAGACCCAAGTATCTATCCCTCTGACCCTAACTGATGCCAGGTCATCGCGCTGTGAGTGCAGGGACCAGGGCCCCAAGTCTCTGAGGGTCGAGGGCCTCAGACTTGGGAGAAGGTGGCCCTGGGCAAGGTGTCTTCTGGTGCCTTTGCTGGGGGAAACCTGAGCCACAGGCGCCGAGTGATGCTCTGGGAGCGGCACCTGCTATTTTCTCCTACTGACAACTCCTTCCCCAGGGGAGGatttggaaaagaattttcaaGCTGGTTACCTCAAATCTGAAAATGATTTGGCTGCAAAAAAACTCAaatgaactgtgtgtgtgtgtgtgtgtgtgtctgtgtgtgtgtgtgtgtttccctaaGCACCCTGCCTTCTTTGGAACACTCTAGAAATGCTaccaaagggaggggaaaatctctttttcttctttctttgaagatGGCAAAGAGGAAGTCTTTTTTCCTTagcggaccccccccccccccccccgctttaaTCCTTTTCAAACTCAAAGGACCTTCAAAGGGGCAGGTGCAAGCTACcggccccagggccccagccctCCCCTAGAGGGCCTGGGGGGAGTCGGGGAGGCAGGGCAGCCTGAGGCTTGCAAAGGGCAGAGCCTAATTCTGCCCGTCACCTTCCTGCTGCTCAGTTCCCAGGAGAACCAGAAGCATTTTCCCTGTCAGTCGAGAAGAAATTAGCATCTCTGATGAGCATTTTCcaaccctcctctccctctccccattgtTCAGGAGAGAAATCCCTCTGTTGGCAACAGTTTCTGGGCAGGATGAGAAGGGACCCCGGCCCCACCTCTCATAGCGGAGGAAGACGTTGTTGAGGTCATCGTTGACGTGAAGCAGTTCCTCAGTGACCTCCTCGTTGGACACGCGGGAGATGAGTTCCACGATGCGCTGTTGCATGGCTCGGCAGGTCCTGTTCAGCTCCTAGGGAACACATGCGCCTCTGACTAGCCTGCTTGTGACACTACGTGTCCCATTCCACCTCCTCTGGCCAAGCGGgagccaattctttaaaatcacaaaaagagTGCACGCTTGCCcaagaaagccagatgtggggggCATGCCAAGTGGAAggcccctctctcactgcctcctgTTGCCCCAGAGGAAGCAAGCTCTTGTTCAACAGAAGGACAAGGGTTCTTAGCTCTATACTCTCACGTGCACATTGGCACAAGTTTGTACAGAGCGTTCTTTATGTCTAAAAATATGATCCTTTGcagtttgctttttctcttcaacATTATACTCTCGTTAACCTTTCCCCATTGCCTCATATGGCCTCACCACTCTGTACCACGAAGCATTTCCCCGTGCTTCCGTTGCTGGGCATGTGCCTTAAGGCCTCCTTTTGGCCAATGCAAACAATGCGGCCAGgaacattcatacacaca
Protein-coding regions in this window:
- the TOM1L2 gene encoding TOM1-like protein 2 isoform X5; translated protein: MEFLLGNPFSTPVGQCLEKATDGSLQSEDWTLNMEICDIINETEEGPKDAIRALKKRLNGNRNYREVMLALTVLETCVKNCGHRFHILVANRDFIDSVLVKIISPKNNPPTIVQDKVLALIQAWADAFRSSPDLTGVVHIYEELKRKGVEFPMADLDALSPIHTPQRSVPEVDPAATMPRSQSQQRTSSSSYSSPPAPYSAPQAPALSVTGPITANSEQIARLRSELDVVRGNTKVMSEMLTEMVPGQEDSSDLELLQELNRTCRAMQQRIVELISRVSNEEVTEELLHVNDDLNNVFLRYERFERYRSGRSVQNASNGVLNEVTEDNLIDLGPGSPAVVSPMVGNTAPPSSLSSQLAGLDLGTESVSGTLSSLQQCNPRDGFDMFAQTRGNSLAEQRKTVTYEDPQAVGGLASALDSRKQSSEVVGFPVCFSTWSPLEGKSGPVGKQMPGCVGGQGPLGETGGVRALDCLTEEVQSACPWTQEWTGPERWQCARASLLGGLAPEPPSLPTLVAPSSQGTGFRSQMRSVSWCTALGLGSTLMKHGSVQGREKLI
- the TOM1L2 gene encoding TOM1-like protein 2 isoform X3, with translation MEFLLGNPFSTPVGQCLEKATDGSLQSEDWTLNMEICDIINETEEGPKDAIRALKKRLNGNRNYREVMLALTVLETCVKNCGHRFHILVANRDFIDSVLVKIISPKNNPPTIVQDKVLALIQAWADAFRSSPDLTGVVHIYEELKRKGVEFPMADLDALSPIHTPQRIARLRSELDVVRGNTKVMSEMLTEMVPGQEDSSDLELLQELNRTCRAMQQRIVELISRVSNEEVTEELLHVNDDLNNVFLRYERFERYRSGRSVQNASNGVLNEVTEDNLIDLGPGSPAVVSPMVGNTAPPSSLSSQLAGLDLGTESVSGTLSSLQQCNPRDGFDMFAQTRGNSLAEQRKTVTYEDPQAVGGLASALDSRKQSSEVVGFPVCFSTWSPLEGKSGPVGKQMPGCVGGQGPLGETGGVRALDCLTEEVQSACPWTQEWTGPERWQCARASLLGGLAPEPPSLPTLVAPSSQGTGFRSQMRSVSWCTALGLGSTLMKHGSVQGREKLI